The genomic region TGTCATAAACGACTGCAATGTTCAAGTGAATTGATGGCAGGCTTGGTGGCTACTGGCAGTCCTGACTGTATAATCAGCTTATACAATATTGTAAAATAAGAGCTAACAAAGTCTTTGCACTCGTGTATTTGTACCCATTAGGTGGACTGGAGCAAATTCATTGCTGTGAACGGAGCTACAGCACACCCTCACACCGACCCCGATGGAACAACATACAACATGGGGAACTCCTACACCCCGAAAGGTATCTAAGAAACATCAAATCAGTTTGTTCACACGGCATCATAGAAGTCTGAATATTACAGACAAGGGTACAGAACAACAACTCCCTATGATTTTTAGTAAATACATATTTGTATCTGTGCTGAAAGGAGCGTACTACAACATCATCCGAGTGCCGCCGACCAAGGAAACAGCTGACGAAACCCTGGAGGGAACCACAGTGCTGTGCACTATTCCCTCAGTGGACAAGACCAAACCATCCTACTACCACAGCTTTGGTGAGCAAAAGTTTTCACGTTCAAATTAAAGTCGAGCCTTGACTATAGACCCAATTAAAGGAATTAGGGTCAGTCTTTGTGGGGATTCTACCCACATGTctataaataattattttaagGAGGCACTGATTTGATACGAAGGCTCAGTATCAGTGCAGGTAATGGCCTCGTGAAGTGGACTAGGTATTAGGCACACAAGACCAGTCCAGTCAAAATTCAGTTAATTAATAGTTTGGCCTGTGTTatgttaaaaaagcaaaaagacccaagatgacatcttcaaatcttgttttgtttgatcaGAAGTCCAAAAGGTATTCAGTTTATCAGAAAGATAAGCAGCAAATCCTCTAGTTTGAAAAGCTGCAACCTGAGAACTTGTagcattatttcattttttttattgataaagAACTAAAATTATTTATCAGCTATCAAAATCATAGTTGACAATATTTCAGTCAATCAGCTAAATCTTTATCAACAAATCTTTTCCGCTGTTGACTCATCCCAATAAGCTCCATGCAGAGTGATATAGAGATTTTGTATTTGGAAAGAAGAGGGCGCTGGTATGGGATCGGGACTAGGTACTGACCGACAGTCTCACCTATCGCTATCCAGGGAGAAAAAGTTGAAATGGTGAATCTCCAGCTTTCTTGAGAAAATGTCTCAACACTGTCTAACACTCTTCTTTTCAGAGTTTTGAGTACGAACTCAAACCATTTCTCTATCCATTATAGCAATGTCTGAGAACTACGTGGTGTTCATTGAGCAGCCCATCAAGATGGACCTGTTGAAGATTGTGACAGGAAAGTTGAGAGGGAAAAGCATCAGTGATGGCTTTTCCTGGGACCCAAAACTCAACACTCTCTTCCACCTGATTCACAAGCAGACAGGAGAGGTAGGCCTCGGACACGCATCTTCAGATCTCTAAAATGCACCCTGTTCACAATGCTTGTACTGTATGTTAAACAAATATGGGTTGCCTTCATTCTTCTGTTCAATCATGCGTTACAGGTTAGCTCGATCAAGTACCTCGCCAAGCCACTGTCAACCTTCCACCAGATCAACGCATATGAGGAGGACGGCTTCTTAATTATAGATATGTGTGCTTCAGATGATGGCCAGGCAATCAGTAACTACAATGTCCAGAACCTGCGCAAGTCTGGAGAAGCTCTTGATGAGGTAAGCAGGTTGAGCAGAGGTCAATGCTCAACAAGCATTTACTACCATTTTACTACCAAAAACAGGTAGAATATAAGTGGAGCACTTCAGCTGATTTTGGTTCAGCCaaacatcagtttgtttgtttgttaaggCTGAAAATATGTTCACATTTTCCCACCAGGTGTATAACACCTTGTGTAGAGTGTTCCCACGACGTTTCATTCTGCCTCTCAAAGTGGACGATGACACACCATACAACCAGAACTTGTACAACCGGACCGACCGTACAGCCACTTGTACAAGAATTGCCAAGAACAAGGTAAGCAGCTGGCGCCATCTTAATGTACTGACACAGGAAATTGTGACTCCCAGGTTGTGTCCAGTCTGTCGTTGACATGTGCATGATTGCACAGAGGAACATTAACTAAAGACTTGGCTTAACAAAATGGTGCCACTGACAGAAAGGAGACTCAGTGTTGCATACATACAGGTTAATGCTGTAACTGCCTTGTGCAGACATTTTACTGTACGGTTTTTTGGTACTATTTTACAAAAATGTTATCAGCCCAATATTGGGaaatatatatcattatattattattattattattattattgttattatgtcGTATTGGTGAATCTATAGCTGCTGAATGGAGGTTTGCAATTAGgcaataaacacagagaagaagaagaagaaaaagaagaaaactacATGGTTGTAGTTTGCAGTACGTGTTCAATAAGGGTTCAGAGAGGAGCGGGGAAGTCTACaagttttaacacaacaaacCTAACTGAGCAAAGGATTATTAAATCCTCCATTTCACATCTTATATGCCTTACGGTGCACAAAACTACAGGTGAGAAACAGAGGCCTTGCACCATTGTGACTCCATGGATCAGGCTTGTTCTGTCACATTCCATGCATATCAGATCAGATTGGGACGTGGGGAACTTGGAGACCAGGTCAACATCTTGAGCTCCTTGTCACATTCTGTGGGTCATTCCTAAGCCGAGGTGTACTCAGCTTGCAGTGGTCTCTGGGTGGGTGACCTGtgtccacatgaatgccaggtCCCACGCTTTTCCAAAGCAACATGTAACAAAACTATCAGTGTTATTCactggttttaatgttgtggctgatcattgtattctttaattgttttgttaaaCATCCCAACTGTTTTATTACCAATAAACAGGAACCCTGActctttttcaccttttgatCTTTCATTAATAGACTCTTGTTTTCAGAGAGGGAAACCTCTAACTGAATATTACCACAGTTCATTTTAGATATGAACTCCTTTTCTCTGTGCAGGTCTTCTGTACCCACGAGGACCTCCACGGGGAGGACCTTCATCAATATGGCGGTCTGGAGTTTCCTCAGATAAACTACGGCAAGTACAACACCCACCCCTACCGTTACTTCTACGGCTGTGGCTTCAGACATCTTGTGGGAGATACACTGATCAAGATGGACCTCAACGGAAAACACATGAAGGTGAGTCAAGTTgaattttcttctctctcagaTGTTTCCAGCTGTTACAGCCTGGAAAATTGACTTGTTTTagtgatatatgtatatagttATACCTAAATTCCTGTCTATGATCCTTACAAGTCAAGCAACAACAAAAGTCCATGATCCATTTTCAGATCTGAACATATTTGCATATATTATACAATTTGTATATCATTTGTAGTACTTTTTTATGATCAACCTTAAGATTTGAAGAAtgcaaaagaaaagtaaaacagcagCAAACATGAAATCCAAGAGTCATGAGGAACTGCTGTATTTTCTCACAGGTGTGGGAAGAATCTGGTGTTTATCCCTCTGAACCAGTCTTCGTACCCTCCCCTGacgccacagaggaggatgacgGTGTGGTCATGTCTGTGGTCATCACTCCACATAAGGTCAGTTGGATTCAGTAAAATATTCTAAACAAGGAGCTCTACCTCAGTCgtttgtcattttgtaatgGTAACAATATGACACTCACAATCCTGAAGccaaagctgaaaacacaattaaTTTTTCTTGTGTCTTAATTCTTTGAAGGACAAGAGTACGTTCCTCCTGGTTTTGGATGCCAAAACATTTGAAGAGCTTGGCAGGGCTGCTGTGCCTGTCAACATCCCCTACGGTTTCCACGGGACATTTAATGCCACAACATAAATATTTAGACATAGATATAGATATGTGAGTGGGAAAGAAAATGGTGAATGTACCTCAGGTGGAGAAATAGAAGGCAGAAGCGTTATGCTATGTAAATGTTGCAGATGATGTACTGTGTCATCATACAGACAAACAAATcatcaaaatatgaatgtataGTTTGCTTGGACGTGTTagcaaaaatgctaaaaaatgaaaagacaaaaaagactCCATGTTGTAGTAATATATTGATGTTGTGCTGAGCTTGAAACCTTGTGAAAACATGCCCTGTTGTAAATAAGCTTTTTAATATTTccatttaaatatatttccattttaagATACAGGCTGAGAAAAGATACAGGCTGAAATCGAGGGAATCaggaaaaaatgaagaaaatttCTGTCTTTCAAATGCATTTGCTGCTCTGTACACACACTGTGACTGCAATACAAGTTTTACACAACAGAAAATGTGGAAGTTCAGCAAAGACTCTTTTTATGGCATCCTCTTTTGTAAGAGCCAAAACTGAAGCGTAAAGTTACAGTTTGGCATAGGGTGCCACAGCCTATgctaatttgttgttttaataatgAGTGACTTATGAAGGACTtgatgaaaatgtatatttttaagtAAAGACTTTGAATACTCAAATAAAAATCTCTACTTAAGCATCCTTTCTATGTGCATTCATTTCCTCCTTGTAgtaattattgttgttgttagaaATGTTTGCTTGCCATCTCAAGGTAGACATTATACAACACAACTTTTACTTTAACCTGTATAAATTATCTTAGAAAGTCATTGTAATGCTGCAATTCGAATGGTAGTTTCACTCCATACAAACTTCAGTCACATCAGTCACTGATACCCAAAattaaaatattcacaaaaataaacaccaaTTCCACAATACTGTGAGTTCTATATATTTTAAAGTAATTGTTTATTCTAAACTTATGAAGCTATGAAAACTACATGTGGCACACTTGCACCCTCTGCTGGCCTGCCATTTGTCTTATTACTGCTTTCATTCCATCTCAGAACAcaagctgaaaataaaacaggagGGAATGGTACGAAGCGAGTGTTAAAAAAAACGGAATGCAACATAACTTTcttttcctttagttttggaTGTGGATAAGTGCACATACACTTCTTTCATACACTACCTTTTtctaaatgacaacaaaaatatataaaatacttaTTGAGCACTAATTATTTTTGAACAGTAGTACATACGTTTGTGTATACTGACCTTTTGTTTAGGAAAAAATACAAAGCATTGAGTTATATAAAGATACATCACAAAATATAACCTTACTATGAAGAATCAAAGTGTGTTGAGATTTGGATAAGAAtaattaatattatataattaaTATTCAAAATGAGCTCATAACTCCAAAAACTCTTAACAGCAAACATATTATTTTTACAGTCAAAGCAATGACACATTTTATGGAGCTGTGCTCTttgtaaatgtaacattttcataGAATAGTTGTAATATGACTAAGATATGAACTGCAGAAGGCACATGTACAGTACAGCAACAAAGCAAAAGAAAGCCATTCCTTAGTTTAAATAAAGCTGCCTGTTTTCCCATCTGTGTGAAGTCTTTGCTGCAGACTTAACCCTGCAGTTTGTCAGAAATCAGAGCCAATGTTTGCCTCAGAtggtttttcttctctttaagGTAGGACTCAAGCTTTCGGGCTTCTGCTAAACTGCCCTCCAGCTTCTTCATCTGGGAGGtatctgctgcagctctctcactgcaacaaaccacaaatATCGACATTTAAGACGTGAGAATTTGACAATatgagttttctttttaaagcatGTGTACTGAGCTTGTCAGTGACCAACAGGTTTTTAGTGTGAAGCTGGGTGCATCTCAGTTTCAATTGTGTGGCTATTCCCTACTATTGCTGCCTAGATTCAAGCCAGACACTACAGGAGGTGTCCAATTTCCTGCAGTTCTTCAGTGTTTAACTGGCATAACGTTGAGATGTTAGAAAAGCTcataatatttagattttttttgcatattttttttagataGTGGATCGAATAACTTTGGATCACAACTGTAAAGTCTTATGTAGTTCTTCTAATATGACCTACCTTAACACTTCAACAAATGTTGACAACAGCATGTGGACCTCTCCACAACAATTGAACcctacaacagaaaaaaacaacaagaggaaTGCTGCACATTTCACTCAACTGCAGAAATATCTTATCTTGACAATCTGACTGAAGTGCCATTAGCGATGACACCCCATCATAAAAGGGCCCGAGGGCTAAATTATGTAATACCACATTATTGATATCAGACATTATCAGTTCTTTTATCAGTACTTTTTATAATTTTGGTGTAATTTGTTATCACATTGCTGGTTCTCTGCTGAGTTCCTCCAAAGTTCCtccacacacaagcacacacacacacacacacaagcacacacacagacactgtaaTCAGCAGAGCAGATAGGCAGTGCGGGAGACAGTGAAGTGAAAAGATAACACAAAGTTTACTCAAGTTGTCTACAACAGTGCTTATTGCTGTTGTGCAACAACACCTTTTTGAGTATAAAGCCAATACTTTATCAATACTCCTGTTCAATAAGCATAAACATGTTGAAAGCGATATGTTAATCTGCTCAGTCCGCAGTCTCTCATCCACCATgcctatttttttaaacaagcacAGCCTGCTCAGCAGCTTGGCTATTGAGAAGAATTGTACCAGAAAAAGCTACTGGTATGCTAGAATGAAAGCTATTTGTGTGTAGTCTGTTCAGCTTAGTTGGCCACATACCAGTATCTTAAAAATGGGCAAATTCCTGTAAAATCTGCTGCTGGCTAAGACAAAAGAGCCCCATCTCCCTCTACCTGCAGGCAGTGAACCAGCAGATGAAGGAGGAATGATACTGATTTACAGTATATCATatcatttatttgaaatatatttaaacattCAATTCTATTCCTGTTCtgaatttttaaatatataatattatatatatatatatatatatatatatatatatatatatatatacattttttttttaaaaataattttaaatatatatttctttaaaaaaaaacaattattttgttaTGATTGCTATTGAGTATTGATAAAGAACCAAACCAGTAAGGATTATCAATAAGAGTGTTAGTATCCTTACAATAACTATCATCAATTGTCATTTCATGGAATTATTTTGCCAATATTTCATTAATGTGAActgacacaaaaaaatgtaatagaGGTCTTGAAACAAACAATGTTTACTATGTCAATATTGGACACCACCTCATGGTACCATATGTATTTGTAGGCTAAAATATAATTTTCCGATTCAACTATGAGACAAGCACAGTATTTTGTGTGACAAGCAGTATGACACCGCACATACCTGCAGTTGAAGCTTCAAATAAATCTGCTGACTCAACAGTGGATGGTTTAGGtggagcttttttctttttcggtGGAGATTTGTCTTGATTTGCAAGCGTATGTTCCATCTATTGCAATGAGGGAAaagaatatttacattttgaaaaatctaTTTATGTATCTATACAACAACAATTCTGTACCATTTTCAGCACAAGCAAAACTTCAACTAACATATTTTTAACTAAACAGAGGGGAACTAGAGGGAAGCAGGTCATTTCACCACATTTGCTCAGTATCTATTATACTCTATTTTCCAAATTGTCATTGATTCTATTTGACTTCATTTAAGTCTTGAATAAAAATGAGCGCTCTCTTGTGAATGATAAAATAAAGCCGTCCACAGCAGCGAGGCTTACCTCTTGTGATGTTGTCTTTTTAGGGCCCTCGTTGTTGTTCACTGCCCTCCTTTTGAACTCTGGTGCGGTCAGTTTTCCTGCCATCGCTGTTGCTTCTTTCATTTTGAagtaatgtttctgcaaatgaaaaataaaattagacAACCGAATGATGGATAGTTTGTTTAACACAGAGGTCTGTTTGTCTCTCAATACCACCACAGAGTGCAACGTTTTAGTTTGTGCTAAAATAGGCCTTTATAGCATATCATGTATTGTGAACACTGGAAAATTTCTCAAAGCAATATTATCATGTACTTTAAAGCAGAATAACTTGAGAAAATACAGCCCCAAATCACTAACATGTCCATTCGCACATGTCTAATATTATCACGTGACCACTGTGTTTCCTAAAATATGGAAGGCAATTTGTGGAGggatttttttactttgcaaaTAACAGACATGGCAGATTTGCAATCATTACGAACTACTGAAGGTCACCAGGTAATACCAGTCCTGTGTGAATATGGCGTTGGTCTCCAGGTGTGTGGCTCAGGACATATGTCTGGTGACACCTTAAGGTACTCAACGTTAATAACACtgataaatgataataaacacCTAATGAAAAGCTGTACATTATTTTTTAGACCATGACAAACATTATCATTCTTAAGTTGCAGGACAATGCAGTATATAGGGTAAGTGTACCTATTAAGCCCACCAAATCtgcttttcagacatttttaatatatacCGCCCCAATTAAAGTGAGAACATTTTAGTTAAAATGATAGTCTAATGTCTCATTTGAAGTGTCAATAATTCATTTATActaattttttatgtttttattgtttaatttgtcaaaatatGTCAAAAGTCTGGCATGGTGTTCCAAATAAGCCCACTTCATGACTtgttgataaataaatatatatatttaaaaatcttAACAATCCAAACTTATTCTATTAAGAAATGTAATGTCTTAGCTCTCAATAGCTATTTCTACTTTGTCTCCACTCCTTTCCTCTGGCCTGTAAATTGCATTTGAAATAGGCGTGATCAGCCTTTTGCTGTGttgtcaacacagaaaaagctaAACTTACAACATGTCTTCTTTGGAATGTAGCCAAAAAACTATTCAttggcaaaatcaaaattagaATGGAAATTACTCTTGAGTACCTCATCTTTCCatatttgttgtcattttgtctgtaTCTCTATCCTAC from Sparus aurata chromosome 2, fSpaAur1.1, whole genome shotgun sequence harbors:
- the LOC115594043 gene encoding beta,beta-carotene 9',10'-oxygenase-like — encoded protein: MATLKHQQNNATALKKTKTSGMDINHFTDVHGLPCIEKIVSSVEETPEPIITKITGKVPEWINGKFLRNGPGKFEIGSQKFNHWFDGMALLHQFKISNGQVTYKSRFLSSDSYQANKESNRIAVSEFGTVMMPDPCKNFFQRFLSRFELPKPTDNANVSFVTYKGDYYVSTETNVMHRVDPETLDTTKKVDWSKFIAVNGATAHPHTDPDGTTYNMGNSYTPKGAYYNIIRVPPTKETADETLEGTTVLCTIPSVDKTKPSYYHSFAMSENYVVFIEQPIKMDLLKIVTGKLRGKSISDGFSWDPKLNTLFHLIHKQTGEVSSIKYLAKPLSTFHQINAYEEDGFLIIDMCASDDGQAISNYNVQNLRKSGEALDEVYNTLCRVFPRRFILPLKVDDDTPYNQNLYNRTDRTATCTRIAKNKVFCTHEDLHGEDLHQYGGLEFPQINYGKYNTHPYRYFYGCGFRHLVGDTLIKMDLNGKHMKVWEESGVYPSEPVFVPSPDATEEDDGVVMSVVITPHKDKSTFLLVLDAKTFEELGRAAVPVNIPYGFHGTFNATT
- the tex12 gene encoding uncharacterized protein tex12 produces the protein MKEATAMAGKLTAPEFKRRAVNNNEGPKKTTSQEMEHTLANQDKSPPKKKKAPPKPSTVESADLFEASTAGFNCCGEVHMLLSTFVEVLSERAAADTSQMKKLEGSLAEARKLESYLKEKKNHLRQTLALISDKLQG